The Vibrio agarivorans genome window below encodes:
- a CDS encoding TonB-dependent receptor domain-containing protein encodes MNKSILAVAVASLLSHAHSIHAQEVTVDETMVVTANRFEQSQATTLAPISVVTRDEIEAYQANSITEVLRRLPGVEIAQNGGRGQNASIFLRGTNSDHVLILIDGVRINSSAGGVAINHVPVGLVERLEVMRGPGAAIYGSDAIGGVINIITRSQRGDEAKSVEVGVGSNSSKKANIAAKADVSDDGHFQVGAGYESTKGYDIKVPATNIDYGYENKNMLVGYEHEFGPNWKGYVSALWMESLTDYDSWGLMHGYSENQSFTGQLDYNKDDYLSKFTINYQQTEKTDYSQSEGYDNASTKAEIELTQIQWANLYQLNDELALGAGVDGRREKLKDGAKNYGSPHVLAGESRDTKGIYATSLATFNRLTLEANARFDEHDEYDDYTTWSIAGGYQIDESHRVRASYGTAFKAPTYSDLTTTPDLKPEESENIEVGVSGHYSLASWNVSIYDNQVDNLIIWYRDSANNWYSDNVDARIKGIEFDVNFDTGPVNHTVVAEYKDHKDDNDVQLARRAKENYKWIAFASLGDFEVSSTYTYTGERLDLPSETPSSDDYIPSTSLWDVSVGYWIAQNMVLRARVDNLFNEEYELAKGYKAPERAYFVSAKIDF; translated from the coding sequence ATGAACAAGTCTATTTTAGCGGTGGCAGTGGCATCGCTGCTTTCTCACGCCCATTCTATACATGCTCAAGAAGTTACCGTTGATGAAACGATGGTAGTGACGGCCAACCGTTTTGAGCAATCACAAGCCACAACGCTGGCGCCCATCTCTGTAGTCACTCGTGACGAGATTGAAGCATATCAAGCAAATTCAATCACAGAAGTGTTGCGCAGATTGCCAGGGGTTGAAATTGCGCAGAATGGAGGTCGTGGACAAAATGCCTCTATTTTCCTTAGGGGGACCAATAGTGATCACGTATTGATATTGATTGATGGTGTCCGTATCAACTCCTCCGCGGGGGGAGTGGCAATTAATCACGTACCAGTAGGTTTAGTTGAAAGACTCGAGGTGATGCGAGGTCCTGGTGCTGCGATCTACGGATCAGATGCTATTGGTGGGGTCATCAATATTATAACTCGCTCTCAGCGAGGCGATGAGGCTAAGAGTGTTGAAGTTGGAGTTGGGAGTAACAGTAGCAAGAAAGCTAATATAGCTGCAAAAGCTGATGTGAGTGACGATGGGCACTTTCAAGTCGGTGCTGGATATGAGTCGACGAAGGGCTACGATATCAAGGTACCAGCAACGAATATTGACTACGGCTATGAGAATAAAAATATGCTCGTTGGGTATGAGCATGAGTTTGGTCCAAACTGGAAGGGTTACGTTTCCGCGCTTTGGATGGAAAGTTTGACTGACTATGATTCATGGGGCCTTATGCATGGATATTCTGAAAACCAGAGTTTTACGGGGCAGTTGGATTACAACAAAGACGATTACCTATCTAAGTTTACAATAAACTATCAGCAAACTGAGAAAACAGACTATTCACAATCAGAGGGCTACGATAATGCGAGTACTAAAGCTGAAATCGAGCTCACCCAAATTCAATGGGCAAATCTCTACCAGTTGAATGATGAGCTAGCATTGGGTGCTGGAGTAGATGGTCGAAGAGAAAAGCTCAAAGATGGAGCAAAAAACTATGGGAGCCCTCATGTTCTCGCAGGGGAAAGCAGAGATACAAAAGGCATCTATGCTACATCATTGGCGACTTTCAACAGACTAACATTGGAAGCTAATGCTCGATTCGATGAACATGATGAATATGATGATTATACGACTTGGTCTATTGCTGGTGGTTATCAAATTGATGAGTCGCATAGAGTTAGAGCAAGCTATGGTACGGCTTTTAAAGCACCAACCTACTCTGATTTAACTACCACACCCGATCTCAAACCGGAAGAGTCAGAGAATATTGAGGTGGGAGTAAGTGGTCATTACAGCTTGGCGAGTTGGAATGTTTCAATCTACGATAACCAAGTAGACAATCTAATTATCTGGTACAGAGATTCAGCGAACAACTGGTACTCGGATAATGTAGACGCACGGATTAAAGGGATTGAATTTGACGTTAACTTCGATACTGGGCCAGTTAATCACACCGTAGTGGCAGAATACAAAGATCATAAAGATGACAATGATGTCCAGTTAGCCCGTAGAGCAAAAGAAAATTACAAGTGGATTGCATTTGCAAGCCTAGGGGATTTTGAAGTGAGCTCTACTTACACGTATACGGGTGAGCGTCTGGATTTACCATCGGAGACCCCTTCAAGTGATGACTATATCCCATCGACTAGTTTGTGGGATGTCTCTGTGGGATATTGGATTGCTCAGAATATGGTCTTACGAGCTCGAGTAGATAACTTGTTTAATGAAGAATATGAGTTGGCTAAGGGGTACAAGGCTCCAGAGCGAGCATATTTTGTCTCTGCAAAGATCGATTTTTAA
- the murI gene encoding glutamate racemase, producing the protein MADQTIPSVLIFDSGVGGLSVFDEIQTLLPQINYYYLFDNEAYPYGELAHDVLVKRATALIEQFTHKHKIDVVVIACNTASTIVLPALRESLSIPVVGVVPAIKPASTVAHKAIGLIATPATVTRAYTHDLIRDFAQNKPVELLGSTRLVEMAESKLRSQAVDLIELEQLLLPIKSKVDVAVLGCTHFPLLKEEIQRVLGDQIRLVDSGEAIARRVKEILGMPAEGVQGKREIFSSAVPYEQGALEKTLAKWGFNAIQSSPLEI; encoded by the coding sequence GTGGCAGACCAAACAATCCCTTCAGTTCTGATATTCGACTCTGGTGTCGGTGGTCTGTCCGTCTTTGATGAAATCCAAACGTTGCTCCCGCAGATTAACTACTATTACTTATTCGACAATGAGGCGTACCCATACGGTGAGCTTGCTCATGATGTGTTAGTCAAACGAGCAACCGCATTGATAGAGCAGTTTACACACAAGCATAAAATTGATGTTGTCGTGATAGCTTGTAATACAGCAAGCACAATTGTCTTACCTGCATTAAGAGAAAGCTTAAGTATTCCGGTTGTTGGTGTTGTTCCGGCAATCAAGCCTGCATCAACTGTGGCCCATAAAGCGATTGGTTTGATTGCCACCCCTGCTACGGTGACAAGAGCTTATACCCATGACTTGATTAGAGACTTTGCCCAGAACAAACCCGTTGAGCTTTTAGGTTCAACACGTTTAGTTGAAATGGCAGAGAGCAAGCTTCGCTCACAGGCTGTCGATCTCATTGAGTTAGAGCAACTGTTATTACCGATCAAAAGCAAGGTTGATGTTGCTGTACTTGGCTGTACTCATTTCCCTTTACTGAAAGAAGAGATACAGCGAGTACTAGGTGATCAAATTAGGCTGGTGGATTCAGGTGAAGCAATAGCAAGGCGAGTAAAAGAGATTCTTGGCATGCCAGCGGAAGGTGTACAAGGTAAAAGAGAGATATTCTCTAGTGCAGTTCCTTATGAGCAAGGTGCACTAGAGAAAACGTTAGCTAAGTGGGGGTTCAATGCTATTCAGAGCTCTCCACTTGAGATTTAG
- the trmA gene encoding tRNA (uridine(54)-C5)-methyltransferase TrmA — protein MASLDVNPQTYQQQLADKVTRLTDMFTDFGTPELEVFESPEQHYRMRAEFRVWHDGDDIYYIMFNQETREKYRVDQFPTASRLINDLMPLLMEAMKGNDTLRRKLFQVDFLSTLSGEILVSLLYHRQLDEAWIEEAKALKQRLNDEGFNLNLIGRARKMKIVLDRDYVIEKLNVNGDTYIYQQVENSFTQPNGKVAEKMLEWAVDCTQHSQGDLLELYCGNGNFSLALAQNFERVLATELAKPSVESAQYNIAANNIENVRIIRMSAEEFTEAMEGKREFRRLKDAGVDLKSYNCNTIFVDPPRAGMDDDTCRMVQGYERILYISCNPETLKQNLEILGETHKITRFALFDQFPYTHHMEAGVMLERIK, from the coding sequence ATGGCTTCTCTTGATGTAAACCCACAAACCTACCAGCAGCAATTGGCTGACAAAGTCACACGTCTCACTGATATGTTCACTGACTTTGGAACTCCAGAGCTGGAAGTGTTTGAATCACCAGAGCAGCATTACCGCATGCGTGCAGAGTTCCGCGTATGGCATGACGGCGATGATATTTATTACATCATGTTTAACCAAGAGACGCGTGAAAAGTACCGTGTTGATCAATTCCCGACGGCAAGTCGTCTAATCAATGATTTGATGCCTCTCTTAATGGAAGCCATGAAAGGGAATGACACATTACGTCGTAAGCTATTCCAAGTGGATTTCCTGTCTACGCTAAGCGGCGAGATCCTAGTTTCTTTGCTCTACCATCGCCAACTTGATGAAGCTTGGATTGAAGAAGCGAAAGCTCTAAAGCAACGTTTGAATGACGAAGGCTTCAACTTGAACCTGATTGGCCGTGCTCGCAAAATGAAGATTGTATTGGACCGAGACTACGTAATTGAAAAGCTCAACGTTAATGGTGACACCTACATCTACCAACAAGTAGAAAATAGCTTCACGCAGCCAAACGGTAAAGTTGCTGAGAAGATGTTGGAGTGGGCAGTAGATTGTACTCAACACAGTCAAGGTGACCTGCTAGAGCTGTACTGTGGTAATGGCAACTTCTCTCTTGCACTTGCTCAAAACTTCGAGCGAGTATTGGCGACTGAATTAGCTAAGCCTTCTGTTGAGTCTGCGCAATACAATATCGCAGCGAATAACATCGAAAATGTGCGAATTATCCGAATGTCTGCCGAAGAGTTTACTGAGGCAATGGAAGGTAAACGAGAGTTCCGCCGCTTGAAAGATGCTGGCGTTGATCTTAAGAGTTATAACTGCAACACAATCTTCGTTGATCCACCGCGTGCGGGTATGGATGACGATACTTGTCGCATGGTTCAGGGCTATGAGCGCATCCTGTATATCTCTTGTAACCCAGAAACCCTTAAACAGAACCTAGAGATTCTTGGTGAAACGCACAAAATCACTCGTTTCGCTTTATTCGACCAGTTCCCATACACCCACCACATGGAAGCGGGTGTGATGCTAGAGCGCATAAAATAA
- a CDS encoding YicC/YloC family endoribonuclease: protein MIFSMTAYARKEVKGDWGTAIWEIRSVNQRYLETYFRMPEQFRALEPVLRERFRKRLARGKVECALRFEANPAAKGELTINESLAKQVVDAANQIMTITGESSRLNPFQVMQWPGVMETPEQDMDAINTTLLKAFDEALSEFIEARGREGENMKALIDQRLEAITSEVTKVRARMPEILEWQRERLLGKFEDAKVDLDPTRVEQELILLAQKSDVAEELDRLDSHVKEATNILKKGGAVGRRLDFMMQEFNRESNTLASKSISTDITASGVELKVLIEQMREQIQNIE from the coding sequence ATGATTTTTAGTATGACAGCCTACGCGCGTAAAGAAGTTAAAGGCGACTGGGGCACTGCAATTTGGGAAATTCGTAGTGTTAACCAACGCTACCTAGAGACCTATTTCCGCATGCCAGAACAATTCCGTGCACTTGAGCCTGTGCTACGTGAGCGCTTTCGTAAGCGTCTTGCTCGAGGTAAAGTTGAATGTGCTCTGCGTTTTGAAGCAAACCCTGCCGCAAAAGGTGAGCTAACCATCAACGAAAGTCTAGCAAAGCAAGTCGTCGATGCTGCAAACCAAATAATGACGATTACAGGTGAAAGCAGTCGTCTTAATCCTTTCCAAGTAATGCAGTGGCCTGGTGTTATGGAAACACCTGAGCAAGACATGGATGCAATTAATACGACATTGCTGAAAGCATTTGATGAAGCGCTAAGTGAGTTCATTGAAGCTCGAGGTCGTGAAGGTGAAAACATGAAAGCACTGATCGATCAACGCTTAGAAGCCATTACCTCGGAAGTCACCAAAGTTCGCGCTCGTATGCCAGAGATCCTTGAATGGCAACGTGAGCGTTTACTGGGTAAATTTGAAGACGCTAAAGTCGATTTAGATCCAACACGTGTAGAGCAAGAACTCATCTTACTAGCACAGAAATCTGATGTCGCTGAGGAATTAGACCGTCTTGATTCACACGTGAAAGAGGCGACAAACATCCTGAAGAAAGGTGGAGCTGTGGGTCGCCGTCTTGACTTTATGATGCAAGAGTTCAACCGTGAATCAAATACACTGGCGTCAAAGTCAATCAGTACTGATATCACCGCTTCTGGCGTTGAGCTTAAAGTTCTCATCGAACAAATGCGCGAACAGATCCAGAATATTGAATAA
- a CDS encoding ATPase has protein sequence MKNVIISWSSGKDSTLTLQRLLADQHYNVVGLFTTYVEDAVPFQATPIDVVKAQASAIGLPLVLIPLNETFPSNEVYQTTIVTALKESGLAIDAVAFGDMYCNGIAEYRKSYIEPQGWECVLPLLGACTIKLANEIIQSGIETTITTVDTTQLTAEYCGLAYNKQLIATLPNGVDPCGEDGEFHTLVTNSPAFKRPLQIQLSHQENDGRFQYQRYKYIA, from the coding sequence ATGAAAAACGTAATCATAAGCTGGTCATCAGGGAAGGATTCAACACTGACGCTCCAGAGACTCTTAGCTGATCAACACTACAATGTAGTAGGTCTATTCACGACCTATGTAGAAGATGCTGTCCCGTTTCAAGCTACACCAATAGATGTCGTTAAAGCACAGGCAAGCGCCATTGGTTTACCGTTAGTCCTTATACCATTGAATGAAACATTTCCCTCAAATGAGGTATATCAAACGACGATAGTGACCGCGCTCAAAGAGAGTGGCCTCGCAATAGACGCTGTAGCTTTTGGAGATATGTATTGTAATGGCATTGCCGAGTACCGAAAAAGCTATATAGAACCACAGGGTTGGGAGTGCGTATTGCCACTACTTGGAGCATGTACCATCAAACTAGCGAATGAAATCATCCAAAGTGGTATCGAGACAACCATCACGACAGTAGATACAACTCAATTGACAGCAGAGTATTGTGGGCTCGCGTATAACAAACAGTTAATTGCCACTCTTCCTAATGGTGTAGACCCTTGTGGCGAAGACGGAGAGTTTCACACACTCGTAACGAATAGCCCTGCTTTCAAACGCCCTCTTCAAATCCAATTGTCTCACCAGGAAAATGACGGTCGGTTCCAATATCAGAGATACAAGTATATTGCTTAA
- the rph gene encoding ribonuclease PH, which produces MRPNDRAKDQVRPIKITRNYTAYAEGSVLVEFGNTKVLCNATVEENVPRWLKGQGKGWVTAEYGMLPRATHSRTRREAASGKQGGRTMEIQRLIARSLRAVVDLGAMGEIMITVDCDVIQADGGTRTASISGASVAMADAFQYLVNKGKLKANPMKGHVAAVSVGILGEDVLCDLEYVEDSAADTDMNVVMTEEGKMIEIQGTAEGEPFSHEELLDLLASAKKGITEIVAVQKAALAD; this is translated from the coding sequence ATGCGTCCAAACGATCGTGCTAAAGACCAAGTTCGTCCTATTAAGATTACTCGTAACTACACGGCGTATGCCGAAGGCTCTGTGTTAGTTGAATTTGGTAACACGAAGGTTCTTTGTAATGCGACAGTAGAGGAAAATGTTCCTCGCTGGTTAAAAGGCCAGGGCAAAGGTTGGGTGACAGCTGAATATGGGATGTTGCCACGTGCGACTCATTCTCGTACTCGTCGTGAAGCGGCTAGCGGTAAGCAAGGTGGCCGTACGATGGAGATCCAACGCCTGATTGCTCGCAGTCTACGCGCTGTTGTTGATCTAGGGGCGATGGGTGAGATCATGATTACTGTTGATTGTGATGTGATTCAAGCTGATGGCGGTACGCGTACTGCTTCTATTTCTGGTGCAAGTGTCGCGATGGCTGATGCGTTTCAGTACCTAGTGAATAAAGGCAAATTGAAAGCTAACCCGATGAAGGGGCACGTTGCAGCAGTGTCTGTTGGTATCCTTGGTGAAGACGTACTTTGTGATCTTGAGTACGTTGAAGACTCAGCAGCAGACACAGATATGAACGTCGTTATGACGGAAGAAGGTAAGATGATTGAGATTCAAGGTACTGCCGAAGGTGAACCGTTCAGTCATGAAGAACTTCTTGATTTGTTAGCTTCAGCTAAGAAAGGCATTACAGAAATTGTTGCTGTGCAGAAAGCTGCACTGGCAGATTAG
- a CDS encoding RNA recognition motif domain-containing protein, translated as MNSNKFYYSLIAIAIVGGIAFSMIPITPSLAFLIGVFVTALLVNFAGPSTSAVNESDDDDINTTTLYVGNLPYKANEGHVRDLFAEYGNVVNVRLMKDKRTRKRRGFGFVVVDSASADSMIEELNEYVYMERTLKVRIANEPKSQVESSE; from the coding sequence ATGAATTCAAATAAGTTCTATTATTCGCTGATCGCTATCGCTATTGTCGGTGGAATCGCTTTTAGCATGATTCCAATCACGCCTAGCCTTGCCTTTCTAATTGGTGTTTTTGTTACTGCGCTGCTTGTTAACTTTGCTGGTCCTTCTACAAGTGCAGTCAACGAAAGCGATGATGATGACATTAATACCACGACTCTTTACGTGGGCAACTTACCGTATAAAGCTAACGAAGGTCACGTTCGAGATCTCTTTGCTGAGTATGGCAATGTAGTTAATGTACGCTTAATGAAAGATAAGCGTACGAGGAAACGCCGAGGGTTTGGTTTTGTTGTTGTTGACTCTGCTAGTGCAGATTCAATGATAGAGGAACTAAACGAGTACGTTTATATGGAAAGGACGTTGAAAGTACGTATTGCCAACGAGCCTAAATCTCAAGTGGAGAGCTCTGAATAG
- the lpxL gene encoding LpxL/LpxP family Kdo(2)-lipid IV(A) lauroyl/palmitoleoyl acyltransferase yields the protein MDKSKYAAPKFSLSLLHPKNWGVWLGFGSLAIMVNILPYSLLLNLGKRLGRIGMRYGKKRVAVAKRNLDLAFPEMDEQQREQLVVENFENTGLALIETGITWFWPTWRFKRLLVEKDMSAVREHAEAGKGVLLCCVHALNLEITARAFAVLGVPGYGAFRPHNNPAYNFIQYWGRTHNGNKLIDRKDVKFMIKILRQGERLFYLPDHDYGRNKSEFVPFFAVEDACTTTGTSILAYTSHCAIVPGSGFRNEHGKYEIMADQSIESGYPQKDMKAAAAYMNKYVEMIIMRAPAQWMWLHKRFKTMADEKAEKGSRYH from the coding sequence ATGGATAAAAGCAAATACGCAGCACCCAAATTCTCTCTATCACTACTACACCCCAAAAATTGGGGAGTTTGGCTAGGTTTTGGTTCATTAGCGATCATGGTTAATATTCTGCCTTATTCCTTGCTACTTAATCTTGGTAAGCGCTTAGGCCGTATTGGTATGCGCTATGGCAAGAAACGGGTTGCCGTAGCAAAGCGTAATCTCGATCTTGCATTCCCTGAGATGGATGAGCAGCAACGTGAGCAACTAGTCGTAGAGAACTTTGAGAACACAGGTTTAGCCCTAATCGAAACGGGTATCACTTGGTTCTGGCCGACTTGGCGCTTCAAGCGCTTACTTGTTGAAAAAGACATGTCGGCTGTAAGGGAGCATGCAGAGGCAGGAAAAGGGGTCTTACTATGCTGCGTCCATGCACTCAACCTTGAGATCACCGCACGAGCCTTTGCAGTATTAGGTGTGCCTGGCTACGGCGCTTTTCGTCCGCATAACAACCCTGCCTACAATTTTATTCAATACTGGGGAAGAACACACAACGGCAACAAGCTCATCGACCGTAAAGATGTGAAGTTCATGATTAAAATTCTGCGCCAAGGTGAAAGGTTGTTCTACCTACCGGACCACGACTACGGACGCAATAAATCCGAGTTCGTGCCGTTTTTTGCTGTAGAAGACGCCTGTACGACGACAGGAACAAGTATTCTGGCTTACACCAGTCATTGCGCAATTGTCCCAGGTTCGGGCTTTAGAAACGAGCACGGTAAGTATGAGATTATGGCCGATCAATCCATTGAGTCAGGCTACCCGCAAAAAGACATGAAAGCTGCCGCAGCCTACATGAACAAATATGTAGAGATGATCATCATGCGCGCGCCGGCGCAATGGATGTGGCTACATAAGCGCTTTAAAACCATGGCAGATGAAAAAGCCGAGAAAGGCAGTCGTTATCACTAA
- the pyrE gene encoding orotate phosphoribosyltransferase: protein MKAYQREFIEFALEKEVLKFGEFTLKSGRKSPYFFNAGLFNTGRDLARLGRFYAAALADSGIDYDVLFGPAYKGIPIATTTAVALADHHDTDTPYCFNRKEAKDHGEGGNLVGSPLEGRIMLVDDVITAGTAIRESMEIIKANGADLAGVLVAIDRQEKGKGELSAIQEVERDFGCAVISIVSLTDLITFLEEKGGNTEHLEAVKAYRAEYGI from the coding sequence ATGAAAGCATACCAGCGTGAGTTTATTGAATTTGCACTAGAGAAAGAAGTTTTGAAGTTTGGCGAGTTTACACTGAAATCAGGTCGTAAAAGCCCATACTTTTTTAACGCTGGCTTGTTTAACACTGGTCGTGACCTTGCTCGTCTAGGTCGTTTTTACGCGGCGGCACTGGCTGATTCAGGTATCGATTATGACGTGTTGTTTGGCCCTGCATACAAAGGTATTCCAATTGCAACAACAACAGCGGTTGCCCTAGCTGACCATCACGATACGGACACTCCATACTGTTTCAACCGTAAAGAAGCAAAAGACCATGGTGAAGGTGGCAACTTAGTAGGTAGCCCGTTAGAAGGTCGTATTATGCTGGTTGATGATGTGATCACTGCAGGCACTGCGATTCGTGAGTCAATGGAGATCATCAAAGCGAATGGTGCAGACCTGGCTGGTGTATTGGTTGCGATTGACCGTCAAGAGAAAGGTAAAGGTGAGCTATCGGCAATTCAAGAAGTGGAGCGTGACTTTGGTTGTGCGGTCATTTCTATTGTAAGCCTGACTGATCTAATTACTTTCCTTGAAGAAAAGGGCGGTAACACAGAGCACCTAGAAGCGGTTAAAGCCTACCGCGCTGAGTACGGAATCTAA
- the coaBC gene encoding bifunctional phosphopantothenoylcysteine decarboxylase/phosphopantothenate--cysteine ligase CoaBC, which yields MSTLAGKKILLGISGGIAAYKCAELTRRLSERGAQVRVVMTNAAKEFITPLTMQAVSGHPVSESLFDPAAEASMGHIELAKWADLVLLAPATADLIARMAAGMGNDLLTTLVLATDAPVALAPAMNQQMYGNVATQENLATLTRRGFNIWGPTAGEQACGDVGPGRMLEPMQLVEHSKAFFAPKSLSGKTVTITAGPTREAIDPVRYISNHSSGKMGFALADAAKALGAEVNLIAGPVSLNTPNGVNRINVESAQQMFDASAQQAISSDIFIGCAAVADYRPETIAGNKLKKVDGQDDMNIKMVKNPDIIAHVASISHNRPFTVGFAAETQDVEAYAKSKLKRKNLDMICANDVSIVGQGFNSDNNAITAFWPDGKQSLSLATKQDIARQILTLIAEKL from the coding sequence ATGTCGACTTTAGCTGGTAAAAAAATCCTGCTTGGTATTAGTGGTGGTATCGCGGCTTATAAATGTGCAGAGCTCACTCGACGACTCAGTGAGCGTGGTGCACAAGTACGCGTAGTGATGACCAACGCTGCCAAAGAATTCATTACACCATTGACCATGCAAGCCGTCTCTGGACATCCCGTTTCTGAAAGCCTGTTCGACCCAGCAGCAGAAGCTTCTATGGGGCATATTGAATTAGCAAAATGGGCAGACCTTGTTCTATTAGCACCCGCGACCGCCGATTTAATTGCGCGTATGGCTGCTGGTATGGGTAATGACCTGCTGACTACCTTAGTGCTCGCCACAGACGCGCCTGTTGCACTTGCGCCGGCTATGAATCAACAAATGTATGGCAATGTAGCGACACAAGAAAACCTAGCCACTCTGACACGCAGAGGCTTCAATATTTGGGGGCCAACTGCCGGTGAACAAGCTTGTGGCGATGTGGGTCCAGGACGAATGCTTGAACCCATGCAGTTAGTTGAGCACAGCAAGGCCTTCTTCGCCCCAAAGTCACTAAGCGGTAAGACAGTAACAATCACGGCTGGGCCAACTCGAGAAGCGATTGACCCAGTGCGCTACATCTCCAACCATAGCTCAGGAAAAATGGGCTTTGCGTTAGCTGATGCGGCAAAAGCATTAGGTGCAGAAGTAAACCTGATCGCGGGCCCTGTCTCACTAAATACACCTAATGGTGTCAATCGCATTAATGTTGAAAGTGCACAGCAAATGTTTGATGCATCTGCTCAGCAAGCAATCAGCTCAGACATATTTATTGGTTGCGCTGCCGTTGCTGACTACCGCCCAGAAACCATTGCTGGCAATAAGCTTAAGAAAGTGGACGGTCAGGACGATATGAATATTAAGATGGTGAAAAACCCTGACATCATTGCTCATGTTGCCAGCATCAGTCATAACCGACCATTTACAGTAGGCTTTGCCGCAGAGACACAAGACGTTGAAGCGTACGCAAAGAGTAAGCTGAAGCGCAAAAACCTCGATATGATATGTGCTAATGATGTCTCTATAGTCGGACAAGGGTTTAACAGTGATAACAACGCCATCACTGCATTCTGGCCTGATGGTAAGCAATCACTATCACTAGCAACTAAACAAGATATAGCACGACAGATCCTAACTCTGATCGCTGAAAAACTATAA
- the slmA gene encoding nucleoid occlusion factor SlmA codes for MAGTKKSNRKEEILQALAEMLESTEGASRITTAKLAKQVGVSEAALYRHFPSKARMFEGLIEFIEESLMSRINRILDEEKDTLNRIRMVMQLILAFAERNPGLTRILSGHALMFENERLRERINQLFERIETSLRQILRERKLREGKSFPVDEKILAAQLLGQVEGSLNRFVRSDFKYLPTANFEEYWSLLSAQIK; via the coding sequence ATGGCTGGGACCAAAAAAAGCAATCGCAAAGAAGAAATACTCCAAGCACTAGCAGAGATGCTAGAGTCAACAGAGGGTGCCTCTCGTATTACAACCGCCAAATTGGCGAAACAAGTGGGTGTATCAGAAGCAGCTCTGTACCGCCACTTCCCAAGCAAAGCACGCATGTTTGAAGGGCTAATCGAATTTATTGAGGAGTCGTTAATGTCACGCATTAACCGAATCCTCGATGAAGAGAAAGACACGTTAAATCGAATACGCATGGTAATGCAGCTTATTCTTGCGTTTGCTGAACGTAACCCCGGTTTGACTCGCATTCTTTCAGGTCATGCTCTAATGTTTGAAAACGAACGCCTAAGAGAACGTATCAACCAGCTATTTGAACGTATTGAGACCTCTCTGCGCCAGATTCTCCGCGAGAGAAAGCTGCGCGAAGGTAAATCCTTCCCTGTCGATGAAAAGATCCTAGCTGCACAATTGCTAGGGCAAGTTGAAGGTAGTCTGAATCGCTTCGTTCGCTCTGATTTTAAATATTTGCCAACGGCTAACTTTGAAGAATACTGGTCCTTACTCAGTGCACAGATAAAGTAA